aagcaTGGTTATAAAACCTTgctcagatcacgggttgagcgGGTTAAATAGTGGGTCAATCTAAGTTGAtctcaatcaatccaaaacGATGTCATTTTAAAACATCTTgaaacgatgttgttttgaaAGTGTTATAAAAGTCAATCTAGGTTACATGTTGATCTTATTTGACTAAGCCAACTCCAATCCAGTTCAATATAAAATCCAATCTAGAACGAGTCATGGATCAGCAGATCATTAGTTTGATTAGTCAAGTTGGATAGGTTTTGTAATactaatttaaagtttattgcTATGTATTGCTTGTGGCTatctttgatatttattttgcttatgGTTACTATGAATATCTGATAcatcaataaatttttcatatatctataaaagaagaaaaacatgaaaatggtTTTTCAAACAGGTCTGTGTAGCTTGCAAAGTTTAAAAATAAGGAACAAAGTAATGGCTGGTGGAGAAGAGAACAATAATGAAGGCAAAAACAATTTCACTGTGCTTGTTGTCGATGATGATACTGTCGTTCGAATGGTCCATAAGATGCTTATGACAAGTCTTGGGCTAAAAGTTCAAGAAgccaaaaatggaaaagaagctGTTGATCTTCATATCAATGGTGCTTCCTTTGATCTTATTTTAATGGATATGGAAATGCCCATTTTGAATGGTCCCACGGTATGTTCTTGTGAAATTGAGCTTAACTTGCtttatgaatgaaaaattgtttataaactataaaaatatatgtttccttcaaaagaataataattatagaaattgtataataatgtaatttattaAGTCTCAATCCATTATTTGCATTATGTTTTCATCAATCAAACCCTATTGATATTATTTTGGTCAatttattatagaaaatactACCATGAACATTCTATAGTTTAGTTGTTTTTACACTTGTCTTCtgtgttttataaaattacagTTTACATTCTTGGTGAGTGTAGAATAAACTAAACTATAAAATAGTCtaggatatatataaattgttatgTGCGTAACATAATTTAAGatgtaaactatattttttaaaaactcgaTGGTaagtataaaaacaattaaattataggATGATAAGGGTAATTtctcatttattatatttataaatacatattcaatttcatcaaattaaatacaattcaattattaaaataaaaaaatatttttcaatgagaAAAGTGGGGTTggtgataataattatagtaatgaagatataagttttaaattttaatagttgGTGATCacatgatcaaattgaaaataaaaagctattttttatgaattaagaaAGGTGAAAATGAGgagtttttaaatcaatttattttgatttttcatataaGTAAACtcaattacaattatattatatatgctttttgtttatttatttagtatttagtGTAATGATTTACAAACCACCATGTATAATAGGCGACAAGGGAGCTTCGAGCAATGGGTGTGAAGAGCATAATTGTTGGTGTCACATCTCATACTTCTGAGTCTATCCATAAAGATTTCATGGAAGCAGGCTTGAATCACTGTGTTGCGAAGCCAATGACTATAGCCAAGATTGTCTCATTCCTTCCGAAATCCAAAAACAACCAATCTACCTACCTTGTCTAGATAAGACCCAGTTGAGCAATGAGAGGTTACCTAGGTAGCATGATCAGTTGTGAGGTCTTGGTCTAGTGAGACTTTGTTTCAAACTTTCCTGTCATTAGGTAAATAGAGAAGTATAAActctatataaaaatagatttctGTAATAGCCATCTATCTATGAAAGAAAATAGTAATACATGAAAGTGTCCCTATTTCCaaaccatataaattaaaagtatgagaaatatgttagagaataatataaaattattatcagAGCTTAGCTAACAGTTTAAACTTTTGGGCTAAGATGGTTTTGTAACATGATATTAGAATCTTAATAATTAAACGGTCTCGGGTTTGAATCgcaataatgataatgataagcttgtacaagtttcaaaccaaaaaaactttcACTTCCCTCACCTAACATACCTTAATTATTCAACAAGCAAGCATTTTTATTTGCAAAGTCATGTGTGCAATGCAATATACTAATGAGAAGGCttgtaaatgataaaaaaaaaaaaaaaaaaaaggttaagtaATTTAAGattcaattttgtttccttaattgtatctctttttcattttgataagTTAAAATTACACATAatcaatgatttatttaaatctttGGAAGCTTGGCTAAAAAGACA
This genomic stretch from Populus alba chromosome 19, ASM523922v2, whole genome shotgun sequence harbors:
- the LOC118046771 gene encoding two-component response regulator 24; the encoded protein is MAGGEENNNEGKNNFTVLVVDDDTVVRMVHKMLMTSLGLKVQEAKNGKEAVDLHINGASFDLILMDMEMPILNGPTATRELRAMGVKSIIVGVTSHTSESIHKDFMEAGLNHCVAKPMTIAKIVSFLPKSKNNQSTYLV